TCCCTGCCGCCCCGCCCATCACCGGAATAACCTTGTCTGAATTCTTGAAAAGCACATTCATAATCATTCCAAAACCAAGGGTCGCAATACCAAGATAGTCGGACTTCAGCCGCAGAATCGGCAGACCGATAAGAAATGCAATTACACCGGCACTGAGTGCACCACCGATCAGACCCAAAGGCAAAACCAAAAAACCGATATTCGGAATCGCCCTGGTTATTAAAGCGGAGACATAGGCACCGATGCCATAAAATGCGGCATGACCGAGGGAAAACTGCCCAGTATAACCATAAATCAGATTAAGACCGAGCGCAGAAATTACCACGATACCGGCATAAGAAAGAATTGTCTGAACATAAGGATTGATAACGCCGGTTAGAATCAAAACCTCGACAACCACAAAACAGGCAATGAGTATTAAAAGAGCGACAATTCCAGAGCTGAAACGCTTCATCTCACACCTTTTCCCCTTCCTTTTTGCCCAACAAACCGGCAGGTCGCACTAAGAGCACAATAATCAGGATTCCGAATGCGGCGGCATCGCGCAGTGTTGATGAGATATAAACCTCAGTAAGTTTCTCCACCACACCCATAATAACCGCGCCTAACATCGCGCCCGGAATTATTCCAATTCCACCTAAAACCGCAGCAACAAACGCCTTCAGTCCAGGCATTATCCCCATAAAAGGGTGAATCTGGGGATAGGCAATACCGTAAAGCACCCCACCAGCACCGGCAAGCGCGGCCCCGATACCAAATGTCAGAGAAATAATATTGTCAACATTGATACCCATCAACCGCGCGGTACTGTGATCAAAGGAAACTGCCCGCATCGCCAGACCGGTCTTGGTGTAATTGACAAAAAGTGTCAGTGCCAGCATCAGCAAGATTGCCACGCCAAACACAATAATCTGAATATTGGAGATGGTCACACCCCCAAGTTCATAGGTCTTAATCGCAAATGGACGCGGATATGCCCGGAAATACGGACCGAACACAAACTTCAGACTGGTGAAGTATTCAAGAAAAAGGGAGACACCGATTGCGGTAATAAGCGCAGAAATCCTTGCGGCATTGCGCAAAGGCTTATACGCAACCCGCTCAATGAACATACCCAAAAGCGCACAACCAACCATCGCCAAGAGTATCGCTATCGGAAAAGACAGATGCCAGCTGGTCAGGGCAAAAAAGCCCAGATAGGCACCGACCATAAAAACATCCCCATGGGCAAAGTTAATCAAACGGACAATTCCATAAACCATCGTATATCCCAATGCAATCAGGGCATAGACAAACCCTAACTGCAGTCCATTTATCAACTGCTGGAGAAAATAGGTCAACGGCTTGATAATTAAATCAAATCCTGCCCAAAGTCAAGGATGGCTTACTCTACAGCTTCCTCTCGTTTTTCCTGGAGCCTGATAGACTTTGCCTTATTACCGAACTATCACAACTCTGCTGAGTCCTCTTGAAGAGTTGGCGCGGATGAAATAGACACCTGGCGCAAGATGGCGGATGTCATTGGCACCGCGCTTAAGTTCAAGCACCATCCAACCAGTAATGCCAAGTGGGGCGCTGGTGCTCAGCGCCCCGTATCCATTCTCGCTACCCTTATCTCATCAAGACCGTCTTCTTTGTGTCTGTTATCCCCGGCGCATCCAGCCGGTAGAAGTAGACCCCGTTTGGCACCTGCCGATTATGCCCGTCCTTACCATCCCAGACAACTGTGTAAATCCCTGGCTTCTGCTCGCCGTTCATCAAAGTCTTTACAAATCTGTCATTGGCATCATAAACACTGAGACGGATAAAGAAAGGCGCAGGCACATCATAATGAATTCTGACCAAGCCGAAACCAGGATAAACACTGAGTGACCAGTGTTTGATAACCGCAGCTTTTTCTTCTGTTATACCAATAGGCACAATCGCAAAGGCTGAGTCTGATGCGTCAAACTGCCAGCCAGGACCATAGGCAATCG
Above is a genomic segment from candidate division WOR-3 bacterium containing:
- a CDS encoding branched-chain amino acid ABC transporter permease, which translates into the protein MTYFLQQLINGLQLGFVYALIALGYTMVYGIVRLINFAHGDVFMVGAYLGFFALTSWHLSFPIAILLAMVGCALLGMFIERVAYKPLRNAARISALITAIGVSLFLEYFTSLKFVFGPYFRAYPRPFAIKTYELGGVTISNIQIIVFGVAILLMLALTLFVNYTKTGLAMRAVSFDHSTARLMGINVDNIISLTFGIGAALAGAGGVLYGIAYPQIHPFMGIMPGLKAFVAAVLGGIGIIPGAMLGAVIMGVVEKLTEVYISSTLRDAAAFGILIIVLLVRPAGLLGKKEGEKV
- a CDS encoding FlgD immunoglobulin-like domain containing protein, which gives rise to MPIGITEEKAAVIKHWSLSVYPGFGLVRIHYDVPAPFFIRLSVYDANDRFVKTLMNGEQKPGIYTVVWDGKDGHNRQVPNGVYFYRLDAPGITDTKKTVLMR